Genomic window (Bombyx mori chromosome 9, ASM3026992v2):
AACTTACAATTTACAGACTATTGACAACAACACTGTAATAAAACGAATTGTAAGCAACTggacattattaattatttaaaccaAAACTACTGTTTTCATCAACAGTATCAACAAAGCagcatataaaataaaacattactttaGCATATTTGTCAGTCAATTTATAATACGAAACAATGCATGAGTTTGTAATCAATGTACAAAATGAAACTACGAAGCTATATGATCAACTCAacataattttatacattttaggCTTGCAAGGCATATGGGTTGACGAGATTAAATTATCGCGAagatttcatgttttttttaaggttgttacttttattttacacaTTATGTGTGGAATGTTCGCTGGCCTTCAGTTTTTCGCTATTTTCACGCAAAATAGCTTGAACAGCCAACAAAAATCAGACGTCATTGTAATCGGTATATCGAATCCGATGGCTTATATCTTTTGCATCAATTTCATACGCAATAGAAACGAGATTAAAGACTTATTTTATCATTTGGCGGTTGTTCtcaaaatatattacaatgatgtagaaattgaaaaaagtatGGTTAACAAGATAAAGTCCTACTTAAGCACTTATGTGTTTGCGTCTATTACAATTCTAGTCAGTAATGGTATTATTGCATTTTTTCAAACAATTAACTCAGGTAAGCAGCTTACAATGCTTTCACTTTGGTTAAGCAAATTTGTGTTTCGATTATTTTTCGTTCTGTTTTCGTTTTTACAATCTGTACAAATTTAAAATCCACAGACGAACCATTCTTAGGAATAATAACAGCATGGCCAGATAAAACTGATACCTCAAAAACTGCTAGTTACGCAAGGATCGGTTTTTACTTATTCTGGTGCATTCACTTCTTTAGAATCTCAACAGTATTTGCTGTCATAGTATGTATCTTGATAAGTATCAAGTATCAGTATAAATTTTTATGCAGCTACTTTGAAAGTCTGAACAAAATCTTTGATGACGAAACTTCAAGCCATGAAGTTAAAGAGGCTGAATTTGAAAATGCTTTCTGTAAtggaataaaaatacatacgCAAATAATTTggtaagctttaaaaaaatactaatcaaGGTTTTTAGTTAATTAGAACTTTTTTACGCTAATCACCTTtttgtaatgttaataatatgtttaaattaacCTAATAAGTACAACTTGTACAGAGATGTGTTTACTATTTTGTGTTGATGTCTATGTTCTCATGGTGCACTAatcggctcgaaggaccatatgttgcgttgtggtgaatgagtggactgtatttattggtGATATCTTTAATATTAGTCCATAggtgacaaattaaagatatatgaatatatgaaatatgaaatcgaTGTGTCGCCCTTGGCGGCTGGAATTGAAAAGGGTAAAGCgtcatagcggacgtcgctcgttgacactTTTGACGTTCCGAATTAAAACACAAAGCTAAGAAAATTTAACGGTCTCTTCAAATTTTGTGTTCTAGCAATGTCAGCTTCAATAGTGCGCATGTAATAATTTCTCAACCTTCCATCATTTACTACCCGAAATCTAATTTGAGATTAAGCGTTAGATCAGACTATtggtttattttgtattatttaattaataattcacgATAGGCAACGGCGTGCCTCTGTctctagcattgctgatgtccatgggtgacggtaatcactcactcTCAAGTGAGCCGTGTACTCGTCGAATAAAAAAGACCCCCAGAGGCAGCGATACCTATAGCTCTTATACACTTTCTGGTAAGCAAAGCTGATAACGCTCTCGCAAGTATTGGGAAATATTCTGAGATTGCTTCTTTTCTAGTTTGAACATAGTATTTGGGAacatttattatatctatatctatactaatgtatatacatatatctacagtggtttttacggatgtttcaagatgggtggcgcatttacgttgtagatgtccatgggctccagtaaccacttaacaccaggtgggctgtgagctcgtccacccacctgagtaataaaaaaaaaataaaaaaataaaaaaaaaactgaaccatgcatccgattgacttgaaaacttggtatacatgtagaaaatacatgtacttaatggacaggctaatatttatatgagtgttggactccctacaccagttgcgggggcgttaatgatgagaatctttgtgagggtgagaaataataatgttaactttaaatgtccagcgaagcggacgggtacagctagtttgataataaatatgtatactaTGTATGAAATATATTTCAGTTACGATAGTAAATTGTTGTTCGCAGGTGTGTCAGAAGATGTCAAATTATGTGTCGGACCGTGTTCAGTGCTAATATTATGCTGGACACCTTTGTTCTCGTCATCTTGATGTTGGCGATGGTGGTGTGTTACATAGCTATTTGCCATAATATATTATTGGCAATTTTTTGCCATTACTAGTTATTTAGATTAGTAGTATACAATATCCCATTGCCTACAGGCAATCTCAAACGAAAAACCCGAAATAATATGGACGCACGGaccttgtttttttaaactagctttGTCACTAATCCTCTTTAAACTTGgacgtaattttatttatgaattaaacaCTTCAGTAATTTACAAATGGTAgacgttaaaaaatatttcaaattattttaaattctggTTAAGAAATAGTAACAGATTAGACAGGTATTTAAGTTATAGTGTATACATATGTTGTTTAGTTAGATGAATCATAGACCATGAAAAATTCTCGTTAAAAAGGTGTGACAATAGACGAACAATATTAAACTCCACAGGGACacacgtctggtgcattcgcgttgagcgcgatgcaccggtgttcgaatctcaggcgggtaccaatttttctaatgaaatacgtacttaacaaatgttcacgattgacttccattgtgaaggaataacatcgtgtaataaaaatcaaacccgcaaaatttaatttgcgtaattactggtggtaggacctcttgtgagtccgcgcgggtaggtaggtttttattgcttagatgcgtggacgagctcacagcccacctggtgctaagtggttactggagcccatagacacctacaacgtaaatgcgccacccaccttgagatataaggtctaaggtctcagtatagttacatcggctaccccacccttcaaaccgaaacgcattactgcttcacggcagaaataggcggggtggtggtacctacccgtgcggactccgaaaagatcctaacaccagtaaacaTCAAGCATCTAACGgcaaattgctttttttttttcatagaattCAGAAAATGACTTCTACGGCTTGTGCTCACAAATGTCATCGGTACTGGTAACCGTTGTCCTGATGGCGTTCTTTATGTGGACAGCCGGAGATATTAACGTGCAGGTAATATTACTTAGTACTTACTACCCTTCATTACctaaaactgtaaataattaaaaactaaaaagctAACGCTCGGAGAAGCATGTGTTCGAGTTAACGTTAACATAACGTTCTGCGTCAAtaaggtttaatttttttttcatattatgtttttttttttttaatctaaggCATCACAACTACCCGACGCCATCTACGGTTCGGGCTGGTACAACTGTCGTGGAAAGTCCTCAGCTCGTATTAGAAGCTTGGTCACTATCTCCATGAACAAAGCACAGGTGATTTTGACTCGTATGTATGGTAGTAACAAACAGTCTAACTACAATATGTTTAGCGGCGTATTCAGGGTGCAAATGGAAACTTGAGCTTCAGAGCCTGTGTGACAGTATCAATACAATATCAGTATAttagcagaaccaatctaggcaagcactcacctgctcctcgtctaactaacctttataataatctagtcagaaaagctgaaaaccttgacatatttggcgattcccttccaatattcaggaacaaaattataaaaagttgttgttgaacctcaacCTCAGCcatggtctgagtactcgggtattactgtccttgttatctttcttttgtttttaattttttattattattattagtattgttaaatctctgttgatatattaatgtaatgcatgctgtgattgcctctaattagagttgcagttatcaattgctctatacatgtcaatattattttatgtcttactgtaagccctgttggtaatccttaaataaataaataaatactcaggtcagtgtgcttagtgtgagtttcttaacgttcttgaaagcgtaaaagttaacccgattttgtatgcagttggaacagcgcccctagcggcaaacgtacgcaaacgatcccattccatacaaatatgagctaacttttacgctatcgagaacgttaaaaaattcgcactaagcacacacagATCAGATACTGGTTGTCTCTTTGTTTGTCGAAATTTCGATGGACCAATGCTTCCCTCTCCTTGGtatgtttttaattagtttagCAGTGAACTTTTTACTGGGCACGTTTTGCGTGACCGAACTGAAACTAGGCAGATGTTTACAGTCACAATATACCGTCACAGTGAGGAAATAGATATAGTATAGTACAACTTTGTATATATAGTACAACTTTGTACTCAAATGGTTGAAAATGTTGACAGGTAAAATGCATTAGGTGGGTCATATAGGTAtcgttttaattacatattattatgcccATAtatcttctcaatcgtgtcacccTAGACGAAGTGGTTGTGATTGTCATGAGGGGCAGACTTGACGCGTCTCATGATATCCCGACATCTCTCCCTGTTCGAAGCCCTCATTTAGAGGACCTCCCACTCTATCGTTAATGTCGACCACATTCATATATCGTACTTATATCTATTTTCATTATATacgttactagcgacccgccctcgcttcgcttcggaaactgtttgtattattgatttctccactatttaatggatgttattatacatataaaccttcctcttcaatcactctatctattaaaaaaaaccgcatcaaaatccgttgcgtagttttaacgatttaagcatacatagggacagacagatatatggacagagaaagcgactttcttttatactatgtagtgatttttgatatattttaatttttcagcAACCAATACTGATGTGGGCACTAGGATTTGTCGAACTTTCACACAAGAATTTTGTAGCggtaaataatatttacgtaTTTACAATCGTATAAGTGAAATtgatacctacataatatatagaataaggttttattttataagctcCTACATTTTTCAATCCCCACGTAAAGAAATGCGCTTGGGCATACCTACTTGATGACAAGTGACTGGACAGCACTCAGAAGGTTCTTCAGGTTTtgattgaagaaggacatgttaaaACCTCTTAGGAAATATGAGATATACAATACTATTGCTTTGTTAAGCAAGCATGTCTTCGAAAAGAGCATTATTTATGAACACGGTAAATCTCTGTAAGCCCAAAGATTCTAAGCCATCCGTAAAACCATGattaacgatttttttattgcttttatggatggacgagctcacagcccacctggtgttaagtggttactgaagcccatagacatctacaacgtaaatgcgccacccaccttgagatataagttctaaggtctcagtgtagttacaacggctgccccacccttcaaaccgaaacgcattactgcttcacggcagaaataggcagggtggtggtacccacccgcgcggacacacaagggGTCCTAAAACCAGTATTCTAAAgaatctaaatatatataattctaattaattaattttaattcttaataaataaataaaaaaaaatatatataattaatattctaaAGAACCGACTTTCGTGAGGAATCAAATCGAAACGGCTGGTTCTGGAAGCTGGGGGCCCTGCTCCAGGCATAAGAGCAGTGCTCCTCGCTGTTCTGTTAAACAGATCATGTAGACTTTGGCCAAAACGTGAATTGAATTAAACTAATatcaatgcgtttcggtttgaagggtggggcacccgttgtaactatacttgagaccttagaacttatatctcaaggtgggtggcgcatttacgtcgtagatgtctatgggctccagtaaccacttaataccaggtgggctgtgagctcgtccaattatctaagcaataaaaaaagccggAATGGGAAACCCACCCCAAATGATTCTCCACATAAATTTAGTCATTCCGGATTCAGAACTAATACAAAAGTaaagttttgtttcttttcagaTCATCAAGAGCGCCTACTCTGTTTTTTCAGTATTTTACTAGACAAACGTacatcaaatttaattattttacctaAGTCTTGATGAAGAATAAAATTATCTATGAAGCGTAAAAGGTATACACTATAGGTGCACGTAAAATCTCACATCCGACCACGGAAGTCACAGCAAactttatatttcaaataattgtcAAATGAAAGAACACTgataactttaataaatatactttCAAACAAATTGTAATGCGTTCATTTCTTTGTTTTACTCGAAACATCATGCTAATGAGTGCCTTTCCTTCGAATAATGGCAGGTTGAGGCGTCGCTTCGTGATGCAAGCgtaacctgtgtgcttagtgctagatttttaacgatctcgatagcgtaaaagttgagTCAAATTGGTATGAAGGTGGAGcagcgtccctagcggcaaacgtaggtaaacgttccaactttatacaattttgagttaacttttacgctatcgagaacgttaaaaagcttgcactaagcacacagggaTGGTCAGTGTGCTGCAGAAATTAGATAGTGTACCCTACTTCGTATGCGATAGTGTGGTCAGCTCTGACTTAGCTGTACATGGCCAAATGAGCTCACAGGCTAGTGGATTGGTTACCGGTTGCTGGAGTCAATAAAAATCACAAGGTTAAAGCCACCATCCATCTCAATCTATTTGTAATGGAGGGATTGATGGTGGCTCGAAGGTATTTCCGATTAAGCCTTCGCTATTATGTAACATGGAGGATGTTAACGAGTGCTCACGATTGGCAATTCCTTTGTATGTGATTACAATGATGTGGGAAACGAGTGAACTTAAACCGCTAGTCTAGTGTAGGTATGAAATGAGAAATGATTTGAGTTTCATTAGTCGcaaaataagtacatatatgTTCTAACAAAGCTTTATTTCACTCCTGGTAGCGGCTGAACTGATAAGTTGAAATCTACTGCCTATTAATTAACAGTTtccaaattaatttaatcagtTAGCCATTTGTAATTCACAATCAAGGTTTGACATGAAATTATTAGCAATCTCTTCATTCCAATTacttttaataacatttatttgcACTTGAATACTGGTTGTTAGTTACGAAATTGGTTATGTAATTAAAACTCTCGACAATTTTGGTTATTAAATCCTACCTATTAATTCCAAAGACTGGCCTTACAATAACATTACACGAATCAGTTATATTAGAGTATATTTGTAGGGATAACGTGCATCATGATCCAAGCCAGTAAATATCCAAACAGCAAGACTAAAGAATTATTCAGAAAAATCGCTCACATCGCTTATATTTGTGGCCTACCAAATTTTTGGATCGAAGAACTGAACCTACCGAAGAGTTTCATTCGAGTTTACGATAAAATAGTGCGCATTTTCAATGTGGCAACATACTTTTTTCTTGGTATAGAAATTGCCGCGCACTTTACCCAGCACCATTTGACGAATAAGCAAAAATTTGATTTGCTTCTGTACAGTATATCCCACCCGATCCTCAACGGCTATGGCGTAATTGTTTCCAGACAAGTTGGGAACGTAAAAAAGGTTTTGTTGGACTTAATCGTGAATTTGAAGGTAAAATACAATGACCCTGTCATTGAGGAGGCGATGATAAAGATTTCAATGACGTATTCCGTGTCTTTTATTACAAATTGCGTTCTGTCGATGCTCACGTATACTTTTGACGCTTTGCTGATGGTTTACAAAAAAGGTAAGCGCGATTTCTATTG
Coding sequences:
- the Or-19 gene encoding olfactory receptor 19 (The RefSeq protein has 1 substitution compared to this genomic sequence), which codes for MHEFVINVQNETTKLYDQLNIILYILGLQGIWVDEIKLSRRFHVFFKVVTFILHIMCGMFAGLQFFAIFTQNSLNSQQKSDVIVIGISNPMAYIFCINFIRNRNEIKDLFYHLAVVLKIYYNDVEIEKSMVNKIKSYLSTYVFASITILVSNGIIAFFQTINSDEPFLGIITAWPDKTDTSKTASYARIGFYLFWCIHFFRISTVFAVIVCILISIKYQYKILCSYFESLNKIFDDETSSHEVKEAEFENAFCNGIKIHTQIIWCVRRCQIMCRTVFSANIMLDTFVLVILMLAMVNSENDFYGLCSQMSSVLVTVVLMAFFMWTAGDINVQASQLPDAIYGSGWYNCRGKSSARIRSLVTISMNKAQQPILMWALGFVELSHKNFVAIIKSAYSVFSVFY